The following coding sequences are from one Prochlorococcus marinus CUG1438 window:
- a CDS encoding high light inducible protein: MIKPEIIPKRKLPRYGFHFYNERLNGRMAMIGFIALILTEFFLKHGLLLW; this comes from the coding sequence ATGATTAAACCAGAGATTATCCCCAAAAGAAAATTACCTCGTTATGGTTTCCATTTTTATAATGAAAGATTGAATGGGAGGATGGCCATGATTGGATTTATTGCATTAATTCTCACAGAATTCTTCTTAAAACATGGTTTGCTGTTATGGTGA